One window from the genome of Metabacillus flavus encodes:
- a CDS encoding NADH-quinone oxidoreductase subunit C, which translates to MTDRKDLERLKKEAAEKAKLAAKKKMEERKLKEEAAVSIEKDKTETEEDALALAKKKAAAAAKAKAAALAKQQRMDNSEDTPEEDALALAKKKAAAAAKAKAAALAKQQRVNGKETSEGDALALAKKKAAAAAKAAALAKQQRVNGKETSEGDALALAKKKAAAAAKAAALAKQQRVNGKETSEEDALALAKKKAAAAAKAAALAKQQRVNGEETSEEDALALAKKKAAAAAKAAALAKQQRVNKGETPEEDALSLALAKKKAAAAAKAKAAAAAKTSRTDPLTDEEAAKEKEKAVAAAKAKAAAAAKAKLAVKDIQEVKEEPPSIHQPRLDRTAALLAEAFGADCLEDAFINRLSKEVPTIVVKRERYLEAATLLRHHEDMSFDFLSEMHGTDFQTHMEIFLYLFSYTHHHALVLKTKIDRDQPVVESVANLWRGADWPERETFDLLGIQFTNHPNLKRIMLPDEWVGHPLRKDYEPYDVEV; encoded by the coding sequence ATGACAGATCGGAAAGACTTGGAACGCTTAAAAAAAGAAGCAGCCGAAAAAGCAAAGCTCGCTGCCAAGAAAAAAATGGAGGAACGGAAGCTTAAAGAAGAAGCGGCCGTTTCCATCGAGAAGGACAAGACCGAAACGGAAGAAGATGCCCTCGCTTTAGCGAAAAAGAAAGCCGCAGCGGCAGCAAAAGCGAAAGCGGCTGCACTCGCTAAACAGCAAAGAATGGATAACAGCGAGGATACACCGGAAGAAGACGCCCTTGCCCTGGCCAAGAAAAAAGCGGCAGCCGCAGCGAAAGCAAAGGCCGCCGCACTCGCAAAACAGCAGCGGGTAAATGGAAAGGAAACATCGGAAGGAGATGCTTTGGCTCTGGCCAAGAAAAAAGCCGCAGCCGCAGCAAAGGCCGCCGCACTCGCAAAACAGCAGCGGGTAAATGGAAAGGAAACATCGGAAGGAGATGCTTTGGCTCTGGCCAAGAAAAAAGCCGCAGCCGCAGCAAAGGCCGCCGCACTCGCAAAACAGCAGCGGGTAAATGGAAAGGAAACATCGGAAGAAGATGCTTTGGCTCTGGCCAAGAAAAAAGCCGCAGCCGCAGCAAAGGCCGCAGCGCTCGCAAAACAGCAGCGGGTAAATGGAGAGGAAACATCGGAAGAAGATGCTTTGGCTCTGGCCAAGAAAAAAGCGGCAGCCGCAGCAAAGGCCGCCGCACTTGCGAAACAGCAGCGGGTAAATAAGGGTGAAACTCCGGAAGAGGACGCCCTTTCCCTTGCCCTGGCCAAGAAAAAAGCGGCAGCAGCAGCAAAAGCAAAAGCTGCCGCAGCAGCCAAGACTTCGAGAACTGACCCGCTTACAGATGAGGAGGCGGCCAAGGAGAAGGAAAAGGCGGTTGCTGCTGCGAAAGCAAAGGCGGCTGCGGCTGCCAAGGCGAAGCTTGCGGTGAAGGATATCCAGGAGGTAAAGGAAGAACCGCCTTCCATTCATCAGCCTCGGCTTGATCGCACAGCGGCTCTTTTAGCCGAGGCGTTTGGAGCGGATTGTCTGGAGGACGCATTTATTAACCGCCTTTCTAAAGAGGTGCCGACGATTGTCGTGAAACGAGAGCGCTATTTAGAGGCGGCAACTCTGCTGAGGCACCATGAAGATATGTCGTTTGATTTTCTTTCTGAGATGCACGGAACGGATTTTCAGACGCATATGGAAATTTTCCTGTACTTGTTTTCGTATACCCATCATCATGCCCTCGTTTTGAAAACGAAAATCGACCGGGATCAGCCGGTGGTGGAATCGGTCGCCAATTTATGGCGGGGGGCAGATTGGCCGGAGCGGGAGACGTTTGATCTCCTGGGAATCCAATTTACGAATCACCCGAATTTAAAGAGGATCATGCTGCCGGACGAATGGGTGGGCCATCCATTGAGGAAAGATTATGAACCGTATGATGTGGAGGTGTAG
- the atpA gene encoding F0F1 ATP synthase subunit alpha — protein sequence MSIKAEEISALIKKQIETYQSEIEVSDVGTVIQVGDGIARAHGLDNVMAGELVEFSNGVLGMAQNLEESNVGIVILGPYKEIREGDEVKRTGRIMEVPVGEALIGRVVNPLGQPVDGLGPIETTKTRPIEGPAPGVMDRKSVHEPLQTGIKAIDALVPIGRGQRELIIGDRQTGKTSVAIDTILNQKDQDMVCVYVAIGQKESTVRGVVETLRKHGALDYTIVVTASASQPAPLLYLAPYAGVTMGEEFMYNGKHVLVVYDDLSKQAAAYRELSLLLRRPPGREAYPGDVFYVHSRLLERAAKLSDAKGAGSLTALPFVETQAGDISAYIPTNVISITDGQIFLQSDLFFSGVRPAINAGLSVSRVGGSAQIKAMKSVAGTLRLDLASFRELEAFAQFGSDLDKATQAKLARGARTVEVLKQDLHKPLKVEKQVAILYALTKGHLDDIPVQDINRFENELYAYLDQNNADLLEQIRTSGKLPADEAIVSAITGFKKTFVISE from the coding sequence ATGAGCATCAAAGCTGAAGAAATTAGTGCTCTGATTAAAAAGCAGATTGAAACCTATCAGTCTGAAATCGAAGTTAGTGATGTAGGTACAGTTATCCAGGTTGGTGACGGTATCGCTCGTGCTCATGGCCTCGACAATGTCATGGCTGGAGAACTTGTTGAGTTTTCAAACGGCGTTTTGGGAATGGCCCAAAACCTTGAAGAAAGTAATGTAGGTATCGTTATTCTTGGACCTTACAAAGAAATCCGTGAAGGCGACGAAGTAAAACGTACAGGACGCATCATGGAGGTTCCTGTAGGTGAAGCGCTTATCGGACGCGTAGTAAATCCTCTTGGACAGCCTGTTGATGGACTTGGTCCGATTGAAACAACAAAAACCCGTCCAATTGAAGGTCCGGCTCCTGGAGTAATGGATCGTAAATCCGTTCATGAGCCTTTGCAAACTGGTATTAAAGCGATCGATGCTCTTGTTCCGATCGGCCGCGGCCAGCGTGAGCTGATCATTGGAGACCGTCAAACAGGTAAAACATCTGTGGCAATTGATACCATCCTAAATCAAAAAGATCAGGATATGGTCTGTGTGTACGTGGCAATCGGCCAAAAAGAATCCACTGTCCGCGGTGTTGTTGAAACACTTCGCAAGCACGGAGCTCTTGATTACACAATCGTTGTAACTGCATCTGCTTCCCAGCCAGCTCCTCTTCTTTACCTTGCTCCTTATGCAGGTGTAACAATGGGTGAGGAATTTATGTACAATGGCAAGCACGTATTGGTTGTTTACGATGACCTTTCCAAACAGGCAGCTGCTTACCGTGAGCTTTCCTTGCTCCTTCGCCGTCCTCCGGGCCGTGAAGCATATCCAGGGGATGTATTCTACGTGCATTCACGCTTGCTTGAGCGTGCTGCAAAACTTAGCGATGCAAAAGGCGCTGGCTCTCTGACAGCTCTTCCATTCGTTGAAACACAAGCGGGAGATATCTCAGCTTACATTCCAACGAACGTAATTTCCATCACAGACGGACAGATTTTCCTTCAGTCTGACTTGTTCTTCTCAGGCGTACGTCCTGCGATCAACGCCGGTCTTTCTGTATCCCGTGTTGGTGGATCCGCACAAATTAAAGCGATGAAGAGTGTAGCAGGTACACTGCGTCTTGACCTTGCTTCTTTCCGTGAGCTTGAAGCATTTGCTCAATTCGGTTCTGATCTGGATAAAGCAACGCAGGCAAAACTTGCCCGCGGAGCGCGTACAGTTGAAGTTCTGAAGCAGGACCTTCATAAACCGCTTAAAGTTGAAAAGCAGGTTGCGATTCTTTATGCCCTTACTAAAGGCCATCTAGATGACATTCCGGTACAGGATATCAACCGCTTTGAAAACGAATTGTATGCGTACCTTGATCAAAACAATGCTGATCTGCTTGAACAAATCCGTACATCCGGAAAACTTCCAGCCGATGAAGCAATCGTTTCTGCGATCACAGGCTTTAAAAAGACATTCGTAATCTCTGAATAA
- a CDS encoding NADH-quinone oxidoreductase subunit D, producing MIRTEEMLLNVGPQHPSTHGVFRLVIKIDGEIIKEATPVIGYLHRGTEKLAENLQYTQIIPYTDRMDYLSAMTNNYVICHAVETMAGITPPDRAEYLRILAMELGRVASHLVWWGTYLLDIGAVSPFLYAFREREMIINLLTELSGARLTFNYMRVGGVKWDAPDGWLEKVEEFVPYMREQLKGYHDLVTGSEIFLNRVKDVGIYTKEEAIEYSLSGANLRCTGVEWDLRKHEPYSIYDRFDFDIPVRTKGDAFSRYECRMAEIEESLKIIEQAVAQFPAEGPIMAKVPKIIKPPKGETYVRIESPRGEIGCYIASEGKKEPYRLKFRRPSFYNLQILPKLLEGENMANLITILGAIDIVLGEVDG from the coding sequence ATGATCCGCACGGAAGAAATGCTATTAAATGTCGGTCCTCAGCATCCGAGTACCCACGGTGTTTTCCGGCTCGTCATTAAAATTGACGGCGAAATCATAAAAGAAGCCACCCCTGTCATCGGCTACCTGCACAGGGGGACGGAAAAGCTTGCTGAGAATCTGCAGTACACCCAGATTATTCCTTACACGGACCGGATGGATTACTTGTCAGCGATGACGAACAATTATGTGATCTGCCACGCCGTGGAGACGATGGCTGGCATTACACCGCCGGACCGGGCTGAATATTTGCGGATCCTTGCAATGGAGCTTGGCCGTGTTGCAAGCCACCTCGTCTGGTGGGGAACTTATCTCCTTGATATCGGGGCCGTCAGTCCGTTTCTTTATGCCTTCCGTGAGCGTGAAATGATTATTAATCTATTAACCGAGCTTTCCGGCGCCCGGCTGACCTTTAACTATATGAGGGTTGGAGGGGTGAAGTGGGATGCACCGGATGGATGGCTCGAGAAGGTAGAAGAATTCGTTCCATACATGAGGGAGCAGCTGAAGGGCTACCACGATCTCGTGACGGGCAGCGAAATTTTTCTCAACCGGGTAAAAGATGTTGGGATTTATACAAAAGAAGAAGCGATTGAGTACTCCCTGAGCGGGGCAAACCTGCGCTGTACGGGAGTGGAATGGGACTTGCGAAAACATGAGCCGTATTCGATTTACGATCGATTTGATTTTGACATTCCTGTCCGGACGAAGGGGGATGCGTTTTCCCGGTACGAGTGCCGGATGGCCGAAATCGAAGAATCCTTGAAAATCATCGAACAGGCCGTCGCGCAGTTTCCGGCGGAAGGTCCGATTATGGCGAAGGTGCCGAAGATCATTAAGCCCCCTAAAGGTGAAACGTACGTCAGGATTGAATCGCCGAGAGGAGAAATCGGCTGCTATATCGCCTCTGAAGGAAAAAAAGAACCGTACCGCTTAAAATTCAGAAGGCCTTCATTTTACAATCTGCAAATCCTTCCAAAGCTTCTGGAAGGCGAAAACATGGCAAACCTCATAACCATACTAGGTGCGATTGACATTGTTCTCGGGGAGGTAGATGGCTGA
- a CDS encoding NADH-quinone oxidoreductase subunit A, which translates to MESLYPYWNNYLIVVVFLLLGLLLPAIALTIGRVLRPHAPTQAKMTTYESGIEPFHDSRIQFNVRYYIFALLFVIFDVETVFMYPWAVAYEKLGIFALIEMLIFVVMLLIGLLYAWKKGVLKWT; encoded by the coding sequence ATGGAATCACTTTATCCATATTGGAATAATTATTTAATTGTCGTTGTTTTTCTTTTACTCGGTTTGCTTCTTCCTGCCATTGCCCTGACAATCGGACGGGTTCTTCGTCCTCACGCTCCCACACAAGCTAAGATGACCACCTATGAAAGCGGGATTGAACCCTTTCATGACTCCAGAATTCAATTTAATGTCCGCTATTACATATTTGCCCTGCTGTTCGTTATTTTTGATGTTGAGACCGTCTTTATGTATCCATGGGCTGTAGCCTATGAAAAACTGGGGATTTTTGCGCTGATTGAAATGCTGATCTTTGTCGTGATGCTGTTGATCGGCTTGCTTTATGCATGGAAAAAGGGGGTGCTCAAATGGACTTAA
- a CDS encoding F0F1 ATP synthase subunit delta: MSSILVSKRYASALFEIAKETKMLDQFEDDLIAVKEVFKQNPKLMVLLQHPKLDMQKKKELVKEGFGTLTTPVLNTLYLLVERHRVESIPEIADEFARLANDARGLEDAVVYSVRLLSEKELSELSAAFAKKIGKTTLRLKNVIDQSLIGGVKLKIGNRIFDGSVSGKLARIEKQLVTK, encoded by the coding sequence ATGAGCAGCATCCTTGTTTCCAAACGTTATGCATCCGCACTTTTTGAAATTGCCAAGGAAACAAAAATGCTTGATCAGTTCGAAGATGACTTGATTGCCGTTAAGGAAGTATTTAAGCAAAACCCTAAGCTGATGGTTCTGCTTCAGCATCCGAAGCTGGACATGCAAAAGAAAAAAGAGCTTGTTAAAGAAGGGTTCGGAACTTTAACAACTCCTGTTTTAAATACGCTATACCTTTTAGTTGAACGCCACCGTGTCGAAAGTATCCCTGAAATTGCTGACGAATTTGCAAGACTTGCAAACGATGCCCGCGGTTTAGAGGATGCAGTCGTATACTCTGTGCGTCTGCTGAGTGAAAAAGAACTTTCCGAACTATCCGCAGCATTTGCGAAAAAAATCGGTAAAACGACATTGAGGCTGAAAAACGTAATCGATCAATCCCTGATCGGCGGCGTGAAGCTGAAAATCGGCAACCGTATTTTTGACGGAAGCGTAAGCGGCAAACTTGCACGAATCGAGAAACAGCTCGTTACAAAATAG
- the nuoH gene encoding NADH-quinone oxidoreductase subunit NuoH codes for MMQDLISAQPSWLNFLAFFSLATLFLFVVLGFVTYGILAERKVMGFMQGRIGPNQVGGKWGLLQTVSDVLKLLLKEDTIPKLADRPLFILAPVIAFTPAFLVLAVIPFTDAFQFADIGVGLLYYIAISGLTTVGVVAGGWASNNKYSLLGGMRAAAQMISYEIPLVMSVIGVVLLSGSLNLNEIVAAQENVWFIFVQPIGFLVFLIASVAELNRTPFDLPEAESELVAGYHVEYSGFRWAFFMLSEYVYFFAMASLTTVLFLGGWHEVPFLVFIPGAVWFALKFSLIVFILIWFRVTFPRLRADQLMEFGWKVLLPVALANIFITALVKELFFR; via the coding sequence ATGATGCAGGATCTAATTTCCGCCCAGCCGAGCTGGCTGAATTTCCTGGCCTTTTTTTCACTCGCCACGCTGTTTCTATTTGTCGTACTTGGATTCGTTACGTACGGCATTCTTGCTGAACGGAAGGTAATGGGATTCATGCAGGGACGGATCGGCCCGAATCAGGTCGGCGGGAAATGGGGGCTGCTTCAAACGGTTTCTGATGTGCTGAAGCTGCTGCTGAAGGAGGACACCATTCCGAAGCTTGCGGACCGGCCGCTCTTCATCCTCGCTCCTGTGATTGCCTTTACACCTGCTTTTCTTGTTCTGGCCGTCATTCCGTTCACGGATGCTTTTCAATTTGCGGACATCGGAGTCGGCCTGCTTTATTACATTGCCATTTCGGGTTTAACGACAGTCGGCGTCGTTGCCGGAGGCTGGGCATCAAACAATAAATATTCGCTTCTAGGCGGGATGAGGGCAGCCGCCCAGATGATTTCGTATGAAATTCCGCTCGTCATGAGTGTGATCGGCGTCGTTCTTTTATCCGGCAGCCTCAATTTGAATGAAATCGTTGCTGCCCAGGAAAATGTCTGGTTTATTTTTGTCCAGCCGATTGGATTCCTTGTCTTCCTGATTGCTTCGGTAGCGGAGCTGAACCGGACACCATTTGATCTGCCTGAAGCTGAATCGGAGCTGGTTGCCGGGTACCATGTTGAATACTCAGGCTTTAGATGGGCATTTTTCATGCTCTCTGAATATGTTTATTTCTTTGCAATGGCATCCCTCACAACCGTCCTGTTTTTAGGCGGCTGGCATGAGGTGCCGTTCCTCGTCTTCATCCCGGGTGCTGTCTGGTTTGCGCTAAAGTTCAGCCTCATCGTCTTCATCCTGATCTGGTTCCGAGTCACATTTCCGAGGCTTCGTGCCGATCAGCTGATGGAATTTGGATGGAAGGTGCTGCTGCCGGTAGCACTGGCCAATATATTTATCACGGCGCTCGTAAAGGAATTATTTTTCCGATAA
- the atpD gene encoding F0F1 ATP synthase subunit beta, with protein MMKGRVIQVMGPVVDVKFESGHLPKIYNALTIKQAAKSEADASFSLTLEVALHLGDDTVRTIAMASTDGLQRNTEVTDTGSPIVVPVGDITLGRVFNVLGENIDLDSPIAAESRRDPIHRQAPTFEHLSTEVEILETGIKVVDLLAPYIKGGKIGLFGGAGVGKTVLIQELINNIAQEHGGISVFAGVGERTREGNDLYHEMTDSGVIKKTAMVFGQMNEPPGARMRVALTGLTMAEYFRDDQGQDVLFFMDNIFRFTQAGSEVSALLGRMPSAVGYQPTLATEMGQLQERITSTNVGSVTSIQAIYVPADDYTDPAPATTFAHLDATTNLERKLSEMGIYPAVDPLASTSRALSPEIVGEEHYNVARQVQQTLQKYKELQDIIAILGMDELSEEDKLVVQRARRIQFFLSQNFHVAEQFTGQKGSYVPVKETVKGFKEILDGKYDHLPEDAFRLVGRIEEVVESAKGMGVEV; from the coding sequence ATCATGAAAGGACGCGTTATACAGGTTATGGGTCCCGTCGTTGACGTAAAGTTCGAAAGCGGACACCTGCCGAAGATTTACAACGCTCTTACAATTAAGCAAGCTGCAAAAAGCGAAGCTGATGCATCCTTCTCACTTACTTTGGAGGTTGCCCTTCATCTTGGTGATGATACCGTACGTACGATTGCAATGGCATCGACTGACGGATTGCAGCGTAACACAGAAGTAACTGATACAGGTTCACCGATTGTTGTTCCTGTTGGAGATATCACGCTTGGCCGTGTATTCAACGTACTTGGGGAAAACATCGATTTGGATTCTCCAATTGCTGCTGAATCCCGCCGTGATCCAATTCACAGACAGGCACCTACTTTTGAACATCTATCCACAGAAGTAGAAATTCTTGAAACAGGAATCAAAGTTGTTGACTTGCTTGCTCCTTACATCAAGGGTGGTAAGATCGGTTTGTTCGGAGGAGCGGGTGTAGGTAAAACCGTTCTGATCCAGGAACTAATCAACAACATCGCACAAGAGCACGGCGGTATCTCCGTATTCGCCGGTGTTGGAGAGCGTACACGTGAAGGTAATGACCTTTACCATGAAATGACGGATTCCGGCGTTATCAAGAAAACAGCCATGGTTTTCGGACAAATGAACGAGCCGCCTGGAGCACGTATGCGTGTTGCCTTGACTGGTTTGACAATGGCTGAATATTTCCGTGATGATCAAGGACAGGACGTTCTTTTCTTCATGGATAACATCTTCCGCTTCACGCAAGCAGGTTCTGAGGTTTCTGCCCTTCTTGGACGTATGCCTTCTGCCGTTGGTTACCAGCCGACACTTGCAACAGAGATGGGTCAGCTTCAAGAGCGTATCACATCTACTAACGTAGGTTCTGTAACATCCATCCAAGCGATCTATGTACCAGCCGATGACTATACGGATCCGGCTCCTGCTACAACGTTCGCTCACTTGGATGCAACAACAAACCTTGAGCGTAAATTGTCTGAGATGGGTATCTACCCTGCGGTAGATCCGCTTGCTTCCACTTCACGCGCCCTTTCTCCTGAGATTGTTGGAGAAGAGCACTACAACGTGGCACGTCAAGTTCAGCAGACACTTCAAAAATATAAAGAGCTGCAGGATATCATCGCGATTCTTGGTATGGATGAGCTTTCTGAAGAAGATAAATTGGTTGTACAGCGTGCGCGCCGTATCCAGTTCTTCCTTTCTCAGAACTTCCACGTAGCTGAACAGTTTACAGGACAAAAAGGTTCTTATGTGCCGGTTAAAGAAACCGTTAAAGGCTTCAAAGAAATCCTTGACGGCAAGTACGACCACCTTCCAGAAGATGCTTTCCGCCTTGTTGGACGCATTGAAGAAGTTGTGGAAAGCGCTAAAGGCATGGGTGTTGAAGTCTAA
- a CDS encoding F0F1 ATP synthase subunit epsilon, which yields MKTVQVNVVTPDGPVYDAEVEMVSVKAQSGELGILPGHVPMVAPLKIGAVRLKKGSSTELVAVSGGFIEVRPDNVTILAQAAEAAENIDLDRAQASKERAERRLNQKTADMDSHRAQLALSRAINRIDIKNNRI from the coding sequence ATGAAGACAGTACAAGTCAATGTCGTTACTCCTGATGGCCCAGTTTACGATGCGGAAGTGGAAATGGTCAGTGTAAAAGCTCAAAGCGGTGAGCTTGGAATCCTGCCTGGACACGTTCCGATGGTTGCTCCCCTTAAAATAGGAGCGGTTCGCCTGAAAAAAGGAAGCAGCACGGAACTCGTGGCTGTCAGCGGGGGATTCATTGAAGTCCGCCCGGATAACGTAACGATTTTAGCTCAGGCTGCAGAAGCCGCTGAGAATATCGATCTTGATCGTGCTCAAGCATCAAAAGAGCGCGCAGAACGCCGTCTGAATCAGAAGACAGCGGATATGGATTCTCATCGTGCCCAATTAGCACTGAGCCGAGCAATTAACCGAATTGACATAAAAAACAATCGTATATAA
- a CDS encoding NADH-quinone oxidoreductase subunit J: MISGEFAAFAILSLTAISGGILMLNVTKVVHMLISLVLTFVSIAGLYILLTAEFIAVVQILIYSGAITIIMLFGIMLTRKTDEEEPSAGRLKKGLVFASTAVFAVVMYIGIYRLDLNGDPAALHEDNTEQIGIALFSKHIIPFELTSVLLLAALIGAIILAKKDEEKEEQS, encoded by the coding sequence ATGATCTCAGGCGAGTTTGCCGCATTTGCCATCCTTTCACTGACGGCCATTTCAGGCGGAATTCTCATGCTGAATGTAACGAAGGTCGTTCATATGCTGATTTCCCTCGTGCTCACCTTTGTGAGCATCGCGGGACTCTACATTCTGCTCACAGCAGAATTCATTGCCGTTGTGCAAATCCTCATCTATTCCGGGGCGATCACGATCATCATGCTGTTTGGGATTATGCTGACCCGTAAAACGGATGAAGAAGAACCATCCGCCGGCCGCTTGAAAAAAGGGCTTGTGTTCGCTTCGACTGCCGTTTTCGCTGTGGTCATGTACATCGGTATTTACCGTCTGGATTTGAACGGTGATCCCGCTGCTCTTCATGAAGACAATACCGAGCAGATTGGGATTGCGTTATTTTCCAAGCACATTATCCCGTTTGAATTAACGTCCGTGCTTCTTCTCGCGGCACTGATTGGGGCCATTATTTTAGCGAAAAAGGATGAGGAAAAGGAGGAGCAGTCATGA
- the nuoI gene encoding NADH-quinone oxidoreductase subunit NuoI, producing MRGLGKGLSYTLKNLTKKKVTYDYPNEALMLPDRFRGIQKFYPEKCIVCNQCVNICPTDCISLTGKKHPDPTKKGKVIETYDINFEICILCDLCTEVCPTEAIVMTNHFELAEYSRDNLFKDMEWLDENDTHVRKENKVE from the coding sequence ATGCGGGGCTTAGGAAAAGGGCTTTCCTATACGCTGAAAAATCTTACAAAGAAAAAAGTAACGTATGATTATCCGAACGAAGCGCTGATGCTGCCGGACCGGTTCCGGGGCATTCAGAAATTTTATCCGGAAAAATGCATTGTCTGCAATCAGTGTGTGAATATTTGTCCGACCGACTGCATCTCGCTAACCGGCAAGAAGCATCCTGACCCAACGAAAAAAGGAAAAGTCATAGAGACGTATGACATCAATTTTGAGATTTGCATTCTATGTGATTTGTGTACAGAGGTGTGCCCGACAGAGGCCATTGTGATGACGAATCACTTTGAGCTCGCAGAGTACAGCCGCGACAATCTTTTTAAAGACATGGAGTGGCTGGATGAAAACGACACCCATGTCCGAAAGGAGAATAAGGTCGAATGA
- a CDS encoding NuoB/complex I 20 kDa subunit family protein: MDLKLENLPPGELEQIRQSVFLSTLEELKAWARSNSLWPLTFGLACCAIEMMGVGASHYDLDRFGSFFRTSPRQSDVMIVSGTVTKKMAPILKRLYDQMPEPKWVIAMGSCATAGGPYIKSYAVVKGVDQIVPVDVYIPGCPPNPAALIYGINKLKEKIRYEAKTGKRVL; this comes from the coding sequence ATGGACTTAAAGCTCGAAAATCTTCCGCCCGGAGAGCTGGAGCAAATCAGACAAAGTGTCTTCTTAAGCACCTTGGAAGAGCTCAAGGCCTGGGCCCGGAGCAACTCGCTATGGCCGCTCACATTCGGTCTGGCCTGCTGTGCCATTGAAATGATGGGGGTCGGCGCTTCCCATTATGATTTAGATCGATTCGGTTCCTTCTTCCGCACCTCGCCAAGGCAGTCAGATGTCATGATTGTCTCGGGAACGGTCACGAAGAAAATGGCCCCGATCCTTAAACGGCTTTACGATCAGATGCCGGAACCAAAATGGGTCATCGCCATGGGTTCCTGCGCGACAGCTGGCGGACCTTACATCAAATCCTATGCCGTCGTTAAAGGCGTCGATCAAATTGTACCAGTGGACGTTTACATCCCAGGCTGTCCGCCAAACCCTGCAGCCCTTATCTATGGCATCAACAAGCTGAAAGAAAAAATCCGCTACGAGGCGAAAACCGGAAAGCGGGTGCTCTAA
- the atpG gene encoding ATP synthase F1 subunit gamma gives MASLRDIKSKITSTKKTSQITKAMEMVSAAKLNRAENNAKSFVPYMNKMQEVVSNVANGISGARHSMLLSRPVKKTGYLVITSDRGLAGAFNSSVLRAVYQTIQKRHSSSDEYAVIAIGKIGRDFFKRRGITVARDIVSLGDEPSFSDIKNIASETVGMYEDETFDELYLFYNHYVSAIQQDVTEKKLLPLTDISAEGKRTSYEFEPDEDEILEVLLPQYAESLIYGALLDSKASEHAARMTAMKNATDNAKELISSYTLTFNRARQAAITQEITEIVGGAAALE, from the coding sequence TTGGCATCATTACGTGATATTAAATCAAAAATCACTTCGACGAAAAAGACGAGTCAAATCACGAAGGCAATGGAAATGGTTTCGGCTGCGAAGCTTAACCGTGCTGAGAACAATGCGAAATCATTCGTTCCTTACATGAACAAGATGCAGGAAGTTGTATCGAATGTAGCAAACGGAATTTCCGGTGCACGCCATTCCATGCTTCTATCACGTCCGGTTAAGAAAACGGGTTATCTTGTGATTACGTCTGACCGCGGACTTGCAGGTGCTTTCAACAGCAGTGTTCTGCGCGCTGTCTACCAAACCATCCAAAAACGCCATTCATCCAGTGATGAATACGCGGTTATTGCAATCGGAAAAATCGGCCGTGACTTCTTTAAGCGCCGCGGTATTACGGTAGCCCGCGATATTGTGTCCCTTGGGGATGAGCCAAGTTTTTCCGATATCAAGAACATTGCAAGCGAAACTGTAGGCATGTACGAAGATGAGACATTCGATGAACTGTATCTCTTCTACAACCACTACGTTAGTGCCATTCAGCAGGACGTAACCGAGAAAAAACTGCTGCCGCTGACTGACATTTCAGCCGAAGGCAAACGTACTTCTTACGAATTCGAGCCGGATGAGGACGAAATCCTTGAAGTGCTTCTTCCTCAGTATGCAGAAAGCTTGATCTACGGAGCGCTTTTAGACAGTAAGGCGTCTGAGCATGCTGCCCGTATGACAGCGATGAAAAATGCAACTGACAATGCCAAGGAATTAATCAGCAGCTATACACTTACTTTCAACCGCGCACGCCAGGCAGCCATCACTCAGGAAATTACCGAGATTGTCGGCGGAGCCGCTGCGCTCGAATAG